From one Candidatus Zymogenus saltonus genomic stretch:
- a CDS encoding NYN domain-containing protein, whose product MPEREKTLAVFIDFENLALGFTKGKETKGIKFDIKKALERLLEKGKVIVKKAYADWGRFSDYKQPCHEAAVELIEIPKRFMTGKNSADIRLAVDAIDLAYSKEHIDTFVIVSGDSDFSPLVSKLKENGKYVIGMGMKDSTSELLLNNCDEFIFYEDLERPESKPPKIDPNLPKEKREAFSFVVSAVTALIRENKEVIYSSMVKDTIIRKRPSFNESYHGYRSFSELLEDAQKNGLISLKINSRSGTYVVTGFGSAG is encoded by the coding sequence ATCCCGGAGCGGGAAAAGACCCTGGCGGTTTTCATAGACTTTGAGAACCTCGCCCTTGGCTTTACCAAGGGGAAAGAGACAAAGGGCATCAAGTTCGATATCAAAAAAGCGCTTGAGAGGCTCTTGGAGAAGGGGAAGGTAATCGTCAAGAAGGCCTATGCGGACTGGGGACGGTTCTCCGACTACAAACAGCCCTGTCACGAAGCCGCGGTGGAGCTTATCGAGATCCCGAAGAGGTTTATGACCGGGAAGAACTCCGCCGATATCAGGCTTGCCGTGGACGCCATCGACCTCGCCTATTCCAAGGAGCATATAGACACCTTTGTCATAGTATCGGGGGATTCGGATTTTTCACCCCTCGTCTCGAAACTGAAGGAGAACGGCAAATACGTTATCGGGATGGGGATGAAGGACTCCACCTCCGAGCTACTCCTCAACAACTGCGATGAGTTCATCTTCTACGAGGACCTGGAGCGTCCCGAGTCGAAGCCACCGAAGATAGACCCGAACCTTCCCAAGGAGAAGCGGGAGGCCTTCTCGTTTGTGGTCTCCGCCGTCACCGCCCTCATCAGGGAGAACAAAGAGGTCATCTACTCGTCGATGGTCAAGGACACGATAATAAGAAAGCGTCCCTCCTTCAACGAGTCGTACCACGGCTACCGCTCCTTTTCGGAGCTACTGGAGGACGCCCAGAAGAACGGCCTGATCAGCCTGAAGATCAACTCCAGGAGCGGGACGTACGTCGTCACCGGCTTCGGCTCCGCGGGATAG